Proteins from a single region of Hyalangium gracile:
- a CDS encoding extensin-like protein gives MKKAFEQNVSRAKPRVRLGALTGLVETPETAEPMEASEPAAEAAPVAEAPAPAPADLSAEVRARIERARAPRPTAAEAVSAALRSPLSQTEAHAMAAVHHEVFGGNAEAAAPRVTPVEPEPVGASAFAAPAEVAAPAAVVAPVAPVAHAAPAPVAAPVAHGNAPATEVEVQTPPAPHEEMDPDARRERLKERLKAVRENPRPEPLPASVSEAGMRAVERINALQGELNRVKALNLSLTQELEAARRQSEKATEEARLRMDEARRLSAEMEARVKLLGDLERELAALEGERDEALLSLQESRQALQAASTERAELESEVARGKKALADSLSEEERLATELEGAKDEAASLRRAVETLRGERDVLAQQVAALTAERAELLEARKALEAVHRALSQATVR, from the coding sequence ATGAAGAAAGCCTTCGAACAGAACGTGTCTCGAGCCAAGCCGCGAGTACGCCTCGGTGCGCTGACGGGGCTCGTGGAGACTCCCGAGACCGCCGAGCCCATGGAGGCCTCCGAGCCCGCGGCCGAGGCCGCTCCCGTTGCCGAGGCTCCCGCGCCTGCTCCCGCCGACCTCTCGGCCGAGGTGCGGGCGCGCATCGAGCGGGCTCGGGCGCCGCGTCCCACCGCCGCCGAGGCCGTGAGCGCCGCCCTGCGCTCGCCGCTGTCGCAGACCGAGGCGCATGCGATGGCCGCCGTGCACCATGAGGTCTTCGGCGGAAACGCCGAGGCCGCGGCTCCGCGCGTGACGCCGGTGGAGCCCGAGCCGGTGGGGGCCTCCGCGTTCGCCGCGCCCGCCGAGGTGGCCGCGCCGGCCGCGGTGGTGGCTCCCGTGGCGCCGGTGGCGCATGCCGCGCCGGCCCCGGTGGCTGCGCCGGTGGCGCATGGGAATGCTCCCGCGACGGAGGTCGAGGTGCAGACGCCGCCCGCGCCGCACGAGGAGATGGATCCGGATGCGCGCCGCGAGCGGCTGAAGGAGCGGCTCAAGGCGGTGCGGGAGAACCCGCGCCCGGAGCCGCTGCCGGCCTCGGTGTCCGAGGCGGGGATGCGCGCGGTGGAGCGCATCAACGCGCTGCAGGGCGAGCTGAACCGGGTGAAGGCGCTCAACCTGTCGCTGACGCAGGAGCTGGAGGCGGCGCGGCGGCAGTCGGAGAAGGCCACGGAGGAGGCGCGCCTGCGGATGGACGAGGCGCGGCGGCTGTCCGCGGAGATGGAGGCCCGGGTGAAGCTCCTGGGCGACCTGGAGCGCGAGCTGGCGGCGCTGGAGGGCGAGCGGGACGAGGCGCTGCTGTCGCTGCAGGAGTCCCGGCAGGCGCTGCAGGCGGCCAGCACGGAGCGGGCGGAGCTGGAGTCGGAGGTGGCCCGGGGCAAGAAGGCGCTGGCCGACAGCCTCTCCGAGGAGGAGCGGCTCGCCACGGAGCTGGAGGGCGCCAAGGACGAGGCGGCCTCCCTGCGGCGCGCGGTGGAGACGCTCCGGGGCGAGCGAGACGTGCTGGCCCAGCAGGTGGCGGCGCTCACCGCGGAGCGCGCGGAGCTGCTCGAGGCGCGCAAGGCGCTGGAGGCGGTGCACCGCGCCCTCAGTCAGGCCACCGTGCGCTGA
- a CDS encoding M48 family metallopeptidase, which translates to MRSFSRSSVAGLGFLALSCAGMKLPTLPNSVGGVVQTVNTGIKTYRDASACEKLAARPSVEEEYTLGGAVALNWVQRGGGLIELASHKELVTYLNVVGKNLGAQSSRPTLRWTFGVLRTESSVNALSTPGGYILVTRKLLQSVENEAQLAGVLAHEIAHVTERHVLNRYSQVKVGQCQRAVAIKGGKEAIGQNGGDLTPAVVDDLLAVVDDLESTLNLDLQPRLLTSFTDGLVQTLTEDGLDEKEEFAADEEAARLLLSAGYDPQEYVTFLSRLPDSQATFGHHPRSQDRTRKLSTFLRGNKSSGSDFPELAAGTEGLVRPPLPPSFASVKKAVARDKP; encoded by the coding sequence ATGCGCTCGTTCTCGAGAAGCTCCGTCGCGGGCCTCGGCTTTCTGGCGCTGTCGTGCGCCGGGATGAAGCTGCCCACGCTTCCGAACTCCGTGGGGGGCGTCGTCCAGACGGTGAACACGGGCATCAAGACCTATCGCGATGCCTCCGCCTGCGAGAAGCTCGCGGCCCGGCCCTCCGTCGAAGAGGAGTACACGCTGGGAGGCGCCGTCGCCCTCAACTGGGTGCAGCGAGGCGGTGGGCTGATCGAACTCGCCTCGCACAAGGAGCTGGTGACCTACCTCAACGTCGTGGGGAAGAACCTGGGAGCGCAGTCCTCCCGGCCCACGCTGAGGTGGACCTTCGGCGTCCTGCGGACGGAGTCCTCCGTCAACGCGCTGTCCACCCCGGGCGGCTACATCCTGGTGACCCGCAAGCTGCTCCAGAGCGTGGAGAACGAGGCCCAGCTCGCGGGAGTGCTCGCGCACGAGATCGCCCACGTCACGGAGCGGCACGTCCTGAATCGCTACTCCCAGGTCAAGGTGGGCCAATGCCAGCGGGCCGTGGCCATCAAGGGTGGAAAGGAGGCCATCGGCCAGAATGGAGGCGATCTCACCCCGGCCGTGGTGGATGATCTCCTCGCCGTCGTGGACGACCTGGAGAGCACACTGAACCTGGATCTTCAGCCCAGGCTGCTGACCAGCTTCACGGATGGCCTGGTGCAGACGCTGACCGAGGATGGCCTCGACGAGAAGGAGGAGTTCGCCGCGGATGAAGAGGCGGCCCGCCTGCTCCTCTCCGCGGGTTATGATCCCCAGGAGTACGTGACCTTTCTCTCCAGGCTCCCCGACAGTCAGGCCACGTTCGGCCACCACCCACGCAGCCAGGATCGCACGAGGAAGCTCTCCACCTTCCTCCGGGGCAACAAGAGCTCCGGGAGCGACTTCCCCGAGCTGGCGGCTGGCACCGAGGGCCTCGTGCGCCCCCCACTGCCGCCCTCCTTCGCCTCGGTGAAGAAGGCCGTGGCCCGCGACAAGCCGTAG
- a CDS encoding alkaline phosphatase D family protein yields MSQKMHRRTILQSVVAVAATTAFGCSDDDTTIDTQAEKSRAYFPQSVASGEPRPDSVVLWTRAVDEEHGGDVSLSLEVSTEESFGQLVLQQQGLTAKAVHDNAIKVKVTNLQPRTTYYYRFIYEHDGEKLVSPVGRTKTAPAAGDDVPVKFVFASCQDYVGRYYNTWSRLLQLDENLDFIVFLGDYIYETTGDPAFQSTNTLRKVNFSEPDTALVQKSGIFQYYAAASLSNYRDLYKTLRSDPVIQRLHERYPFIVMWDDHEFSNDCWGSNATYENGRREEKQDTRRREAEQAFFEYLPLEANPAGSGAGAIDVNSEPKYPDTHIYRAFEFGKHVKLIVTDYRTHRPDHLIPEDAFPGTVAIDEPTLTALGLAGNFNSDLFSYINVDAAEHSQRKGVLRQAYVALATQAGLTQQEAAAKADTWVTGNLAVAYVNQVLAGAGAAALQVDAANKPRGVAFVHMGKLNLFDVRGVRNIVVKDTYDLYSAVRYQASQRNSENVLGTDQEAWFKEQLKATNTWKVIVSSVSFSALILDLRTKTDIPDPSLRQRYYFTTDQWDGFPTKKKELLTYVKNNASNPLFISGDIHASFASVEEGVPTLTAPAISSSSIKEEAATAVVGAGFAQGSPIYRYIAQDIDQTLKAANPNLAFTDSDRHGFVVLEVRATEAVATYHLIPSSEVHKDYSRRSASELSAQFTRQQLRVQNGKITAG; encoded by the coding sequence TTGTCCCAGAAAATGCATCGCCGCACCATCCTGCAGTCCGTCGTCGCGGTAGCGGCGACGACGGCGTTTGGCTGCAGCGACGACGACACGACGATCGATACACAGGCGGAGAAGTCCCGCGCGTACTTCCCGCAGTCGGTGGCCTCTGGCGAGCCGCGCCCCGACAGCGTGGTGCTGTGGACGCGCGCCGTGGATGAGGAGCACGGCGGGGATGTCTCCCTCTCGCTCGAGGTCTCCACCGAGGAGAGCTTCGGCCAGCTCGTGCTCCAGCAGCAGGGCCTGACGGCGAAGGCCGTTCACGACAACGCCATCAAGGTCAAGGTGACCAACCTCCAGCCGCGCACCACCTACTACTACCGCTTCATCTACGAGCACGACGGCGAGAAGCTCGTCTCGCCGGTGGGCCGCACGAAGACGGCGCCGGCCGCGGGTGACGACGTGCCGGTGAAGTTCGTCTTCGCCAGCTGCCAGGACTACGTGGGCCGCTACTACAACACGTGGAGCCGGCTGCTGCAGCTCGACGAGAACCTGGACTTCATCGTCTTCCTCGGCGACTACATCTACGAGACGACAGGCGACCCGGCCTTCCAGTCCACCAACACCCTGCGCAAGGTGAACTTCAGCGAGCCCGACACCGCGCTGGTGCAGAAGAGCGGCATCTTCCAGTACTACGCTGCCGCCTCGCTCTCGAACTACCGGGACCTGTACAAGACGCTGCGCTCGGACCCCGTCATCCAGCGGCTGCACGAGCGCTACCCGTTCATCGTCATGTGGGACGACCACGAGTTCTCCAACGACTGCTGGGGCTCGAACGCCACGTACGAGAACGGGCGCCGCGAGGAGAAGCAGGACACGCGGCGGCGCGAGGCGGAGCAGGCGTTCTTCGAGTACCTGCCGCTGGAGGCCAACCCGGCGGGCTCGGGCGCGGGCGCCATCGACGTGAACAGCGAGCCGAAGTACCCGGACACGCACATCTACCGGGCCTTCGAGTTCGGCAAGCACGTGAAGCTCATCGTCACGGACTACCGCACCCACCGGCCCGACCACCTCATCCCCGAGGACGCCTTCCCCGGCACGGTGGCCATCGATGAGCCGACGCTGACGGCGCTCGGCCTTGCGGGGAACTTCAACTCGGACCTGTTCTCGTACATCAACGTGGACGCGGCGGAGCACTCGCAGCGCAAGGGCGTGCTCCGGCAGGCGTACGTGGCGCTCGCCACGCAGGCGGGGCTGACGCAGCAGGAGGCCGCGGCGAAGGCGGACACCTGGGTGACGGGCAACCTGGCGGTGGCCTACGTCAACCAGGTGCTGGCCGGCGCGGGGGCCGCGGCGCTGCAGGTCGATGCGGCGAACAAGCCCCGGGGCGTGGCCTTCGTGCACATGGGCAAGCTGAACCTGTTCGACGTGCGCGGCGTGCGCAACATCGTGGTGAAGGACACCTACGACTTGTACTCGGCCGTCCGCTACCAGGCCTCGCAGCGCAACAGCGAGAACGTGCTGGGCACCGACCAGGAGGCGTGGTTCAAGGAGCAGCTGAAGGCCACCAACACCTGGAAGGTGATTGTCAGCTCGGTGTCCTTCTCGGCGCTGATCCTGGATCTGCGCACGAAGACGGACATCCCGGACCCGTCGCTGCGCCAGCGCTACTACTTCACGACGGACCAGTGGGACGGCTTCCCGACGAAGAAGAAGGAGCTGCTCACGTACGTGAAGAACAACGCGAGCAACCCGCTCTTCATCTCCGGAGACATCCACGCCTCGTTCGCGTCGGTGGAGGAGGGGGTGCCCACGCTGACGGCTCCGGCCATCTCGTCCAGCTCCATCAAGGAGGAGGCGGCCACGGCGGTGGTGGGCGCGGGCTTCGCGCAGGGCAGCCCCATCTACCGCTACATCGCCCAGGACATCGACCAGACGCTGAAGGCCGCCAACCCGAACCTCGCCTTCACCGACAGCGACAGGCACGGCTTCGTGGTGCTGGAGGTGAGGGCCACGGAGGCGGTGGCGACCTACCACCTCATCCCCAGCAGCGAGGTCCACAAGGACTACTCGCGCAGGTCGGCCAGCGAGCTGTCGGCGCAGTTCACCCGCCAGCAGCTGCGCGTCCAGAACGGCAAGATCACCGCCGGCTGA
- a CDS encoding dioxygenase family protein, with amino-acid sequence MSHEKSSTSPAFMTRRRILRNLGMALAVVPIGKLIACSSDSPGEPGDGTDGGTNPDGGTSSGAWATGGTAAMAGNYPDPFASGIGSVCALTCAATLGPCYANTLVRKDISEGHDGLPVRLALLVVDTACKPIQGAAVDIWHTAPHGLYSGEDASTFCTSGDEGATSARWFRGVQTTDANGRVDFDTCFPGWYSSRTIHIHFTVRVNGSEYVTSQLFFDDALNDDIIGTQPLYNTRGQRDTTNSNDTVISASAVGDYTLQTQRMADGALLAWKTLVIRSSLSDALCDVPGGSGGGGGGPPPGFDGGMPPPRGDGGMGPPPGFDGGQG; translated from the coding sequence ATGAGCCACGAGAAGAGCAGCACTTCCCCGGCGTTCATGACACGCCGAAGGATTCTCCGGAACCTGGGCATGGCCCTGGCGGTCGTCCCCATTGGCAAGCTGATCGCCTGCTCCTCGGACAGCCCCGGCGAGCCAGGAGACGGCACGGACGGGGGTACCAACCCGGATGGTGGGACGAGCTCCGGCGCCTGGGCGACGGGGGGCACGGCGGCGATGGCGGGCAACTACCCGGATCCGTTCGCCTCGGGCATCGGCTCGGTGTGCGCGCTGACGTGCGCGGCGACGCTGGGGCCGTGCTACGCGAACACGCTGGTGCGCAAGGACATCAGCGAGGGCCACGATGGTCTGCCCGTGCGCCTGGCGCTGCTGGTGGTGGACACGGCCTGCAAGCCCATCCAGGGCGCGGCGGTCGACATCTGGCACACGGCGCCGCACGGGCTCTACTCGGGAGAGGACGCCAGCACGTTCTGCACCTCGGGCGATGAGGGGGCCACCTCCGCGCGGTGGTTCCGGGGCGTGCAGACGACGGATGCGAACGGCCGGGTCGACTTCGACACGTGCTTTCCGGGCTGGTACAGCAGCCGGACCATCCACATCCACTTCACGGTCCGCGTCAACGGCAGCGAGTACGTGACGTCGCAGCTGTTCTTCGACGACGCGCTGAACGACGACATCATCGGGACCCAGCCGCTGTACAACACGCGGGGTCAGCGCGACACGACGAACTCGAACGACACGGTCATCTCGGCCAGCGCCGTCGGCGACTACACGCTTCAGACCCAGCGGATGGCGGATGGCGCATTGCTGGCCTGGAAGACGCTGGTCATCCGCTCATCGCTCTCGGACGCGCTGTGCGACGTGCCGGGCGGAAGCGGTGGCGGAGGCGGTGGTCCTCCTCCGGGATTCGATGGCGGCATGCCTCCTCCTCGCGGGGATGGAGGCATGGGTCCCCCGCCGGGCTTCGATGGTGGCCAGGGCTGA
- a CDS encoding TspO/MBR family protein — MQRSPALKSPSLRSESIAALGVFGALTAGAAALGAGPSHGTQLWYRRLRKPPFQPPDAVFAPVWTVLYGLIAVSGWRVWNQAAGPARSRALGLWLVQLGFNAAWSWLFFGKRRKKTALADIGALGVSIAAYIAAARKVDRPAAALMAPYLGWVCFASLLNEEIVRLNR; from the coding sequence ATGCAGCGGAGTCCCGCCTTGAAGAGTCCTTCGTTGAGGAGTGAGTCCATCGCGGCGCTGGGCGTCTTCGGCGCGTTGACCGCGGGGGCGGCCGCGCTCGGGGCGGGCCCGAGCCATGGCACCCAGCTCTGGTACCGGCGGCTGCGCAAGCCTCCGTTCCAGCCGCCGGATGCCGTGTTCGCTCCCGTGTGGACGGTGCTCTATGGGCTCATCGCCGTCTCGGGCTGGCGGGTGTGGAACCAGGCGGCCGGGCCCGCGCGCTCGCGAGCCCTGGGGCTGTGGCTCGTCCAGCTCGGCTTCAACGCCGCGTGGTCATGGCTCTTCTTCGGCAAGCGCCGCAAGAAGACCGCGCTGGCGGACATCGGCGCGCTCGGCGTCAGCATCGCCGCCTACATCGCCGCGGCGCGCAAGGTGGACCGGCCGGCCGCGGCGCTCATGGCCCCCTACCTGGGCTGGGTGTGCTTCGCCAGCCTCCTCAACGAGGAGATCGTCCGTCTCAACCGGTGA
- a CDS encoding ferritin-like domain-containing protein: MKKTSSDVGLNRTGIQTSPIDSKEAIEGARQGLPSSPGTEAGIAEVRILYGKEGDGLGTVPVPATLKGMFKTAKEMLKGNKPTVFIDKLGERLGFERTGVRLYEAALSKFDLHGTWPGGPSREQLEKIMLDELAHFALVREAMEKMGADPTALTPSADLVSVASKGIPAVLTDPRTNLVQCLEALLVAELTDNAGWELLIELAQGLGQTELVEQFEAALGTEAEHLLLVRRWLFAGVTGEAGVREEAGIPAP, encoded by the coding sequence ATGAAGAAGACATCCAGTGACGTGGGGCTCAACCGCACCGGCATCCAGACGTCGCCCATCGACAGCAAGGAGGCCATCGAGGGGGCACGGCAGGGGCTGCCGAGCTCGCCCGGCACCGAGGCCGGCATCGCCGAGGTGCGCATCCTCTACGGGAAGGAGGGGGACGGCCTGGGGACGGTGCCCGTGCCGGCCACGCTCAAGGGCATGTTCAAGACCGCCAAGGAGATGCTCAAGGGCAACAAGCCCACGGTGTTCATCGACAAGCTGGGCGAGCGGCTCGGCTTCGAGCGCACCGGGGTGCGCCTCTACGAGGCGGCCCTGAGCAAGTTCGACCTGCACGGGACGTGGCCGGGGGGCCCGTCGCGCGAGCAGCTCGAGAAGATCATGCTCGACGAGCTGGCCCACTTCGCGCTCGTCCGCGAGGCGATGGAGAAGATGGGGGCGGACCCCACGGCCCTGACGCCCTCGGCGGACCTGGTGTCCGTGGCGTCCAAGGGCATCCCCGCGGTGCTGACGGATCCGCGCACCAACCTGGTCCAGTGCCTGGAGGCCCTGCTGGTGGCGGAGCTGACGGACAACGCCGGCTGGGAGCTGCTCATCGAGCTGGCCCAGGGGCTGGGGCAGACCGAGCTCGTCGAGCAGTTCGAGGCGGCGCTGGGCACGGAGGCCGAGCACCTGCTGCTGGTGCGGCGCTGGCTCTTCGCGGGCGTGACGGGCGAGGCGGGTGTCCGCGAAGAGGCAGGCATTCCCGCGCCGTGA
- a CDS encoding SH3 domain-containing protein — MHKRARWLVGTLALCAASTALAVGVGEPLYVKARNTRLMAGPPPSADVKAILQPGQQVKWLGADPKNKQWHKVEVDRQKGLVFQSNLSTKPPGKELLASEGAPQGDMKALASAGAAVRGLSGGAITYGKEKGQKTPAFSTAVDQLQKLEEHANAITPAALAAHAEKAHLFPVVGPRETASRGGR, encoded by the coding sequence ATGCACAAGAGAGCCCGATGGCTGGTGGGGACACTGGCCCTGTGTGCCGCGAGCACGGCCCTGGCGGTCGGCGTGGGCGAGCCGCTGTACGTGAAGGCGCGCAACACGCGGCTCATGGCGGGCCCTCCGCCCAGCGCCGACGTGAAGGCCATCCTCCAGCCCGGCCAGCAGGTGAAGTGGCTGGGCGCCGACCCGAAGAACAAGCAGTGGCACAAGGTGGAGGTGGATCGACAGAAGGGGCTGGTCTTCCAGTCCAACCTCTCCACGAAGCCGCCTGGCAAGGAGCTCCTCGCCAGCGAAGGGGCTCCCCAGGGAGACATGAAGGCACTGGCCAGCGCGGGCGCCGCGGTCCGGGGGCTGAGTGGCGGCGCCATCACCTATGGCAAGGAGAAGGGACAGAAGACCCCTGCCTTCTCGACGGCCGTGGATCAGCTCCAGAAGCTCGAGGAGCATGCGAACGCCATCACACCCGCAGCGCTCGCCGCGCACGCCGAGAAGGCCCACCTGTTTCCGGTGGTCGGCCCCCGTGAGACGGCCTCGCGAGGTGGCAGGTGA
- a CDS encoding RNA polymerase sigma factor, translating into MDPLDPDSAWFAALVREHEHAIRATGLRLCGNAAEADDLFQETCLRGFQKRASYKQGTNFLAWILTILRNCFIDRFRSRSRERSADVSAEEVQERVAAPEQEAQPRWAHIGPEQLQEAVEKLPEQFRLVYQLHALEKRSYNEIAAQLGIPKDTVGTRLIRARRRLKELLLPTETGGDA; encoded by the coding sequence TTGGATCCTTTGGACCCCGACAGCGCGTGGTTCGCCGCCCTCGTCCGGGAGCATGAACACGCCATCCGGGCCACCGGACTGCGACTGTGTGGCAATGCCGCGGAGGCGGACGATCTCTTCCAGGAGACCTGCCTGCGCGGGTTTCAGAAGAGGGCCAGCTACAAGCAAGGGACGAACTTCCTTGCCTGGATACTCACCATCCTCCGCAACTGCTTCATTGACCGGTTTCGCTCCCGCTCCCGGGAGCGGAGCGCGGATGTCTCCGCCGAGGAGGTGCAGGAGCGCGTCGCTGCCCCCGAGCAGGAGGCCCAGCCCCGGTGGGCTCACATCGGTCCCGAGCAGCTCCAGGAGGCCGTGGAGAAGCTCCCCGAGCAGTTCCGCCTCGTGTACCAGCTCCATGCGCTGGAGAAGCGCTCCTATAACGAGATTGCCGCGCAGCTCGGCATCCCCAAGGACACCGTGGGCACGCGGCTCATCCGCGCGCGCCGCCGCCTGAAGGAGCTGTTGCTGCCCACCGAGACAGGAGGCGATGCATGA
- a CDS encoding adenylate/guanylate cyclase domain-containing protein: protein MASDTWKVLRLRLRNHLPQMVGLAVLSTLVAAGCWKLEWLWLHTVERGLYDTALTRFTEKEGPSTEIVVVAIDQSSLDGVRNNPTYARNFGTYPWTRNLWARVVEELAHNGARAVLFDLVMDERYTDVSADLDFAQALRDTGLPIYLGVASHPRAAPLPKVEAVHVPREPSKARLPTKPAVATEEATAPESIPEPPAAGEEQFEELDESEVEAKTDPLEAARVLAFPVRTDGRELPLLEYESERGGRERFYPVPPIASLLTDVAGFGLVEVEPDADGRMRRTRFAYTDGVNSYVTLPVALAADVFGAKELVFSGRTMQLGSRTFDVDPDGSAALDFGGRLNERFHTVPVLALLDAWALRRQGKPTTLPADLFRNRFVVVGGMAVGLGDNKSTPFSASTPGMAKQLAVLENLLAGRFITEAPFWVSVLFGLGLALLSTVVLMTLRWPVLEFAWLLVVLGVVYGVMGGSLALGRVHVLSAMPAAAALLACMGAMASNHLFASREAAFIRQAFNRYMEPRLIEQMIEERQLPKLDGEEREITAFFSDIRGFSTFSERFKDDPRALVRVLNMYLTRVSSALLNEGGCLDKYIGDAVVCLFGAPFNQSDHAVRACRGALVAQAEVERLRAEFRKQGLPDVYTRIGLNSARLFVGNFGSEQLFDYTAMGDGMNLASRLEGANKAYGSLIMIGQRTYELAKHDIEVRELDQVRVAGKSEAVTVYELLALKGQLPAAKRETVERYHEALALYRQARFGEAAVVLRFQRSKDPTDGPTAALLARCQEYVENPPPPSWDGVTSLDK, encoded by the coding sequence ATGGCGAGTGACACCTGGAAGGTCCTACGGCTGCGCCTGCGCAACCACCTGCCGCAGATGGTGGGGCTGGCGGTGCTGAGCACGTTGGTGGCGGCGGGCTGCTGGAAGCTGGAGTGGCTGTGGCTGCACACCGTGGAGCGCGGCCTCTACGACACCGCGCTCACGCGGTTCACCGAGAAGGAAGGCCCGTCCACCGAGATCGTCGTGGTGGCCATTGATCAGTCGAGCCTCGACGGGGTGCGCAACAACCCGACGTACGCGCGCAACTTCGGCACCTACCCGTGGACCCGCAATCTGTGGGCGCGGGTGGTGGAGGAGCTGGCCCACAACGGCGCGCGGGCGGTGCTCTTCGATCTGGTGATGGACGAGCGGTACACGGACGTGAGCGCGGACCTCGACTTCGCCCAGGCCCTGCGAGACACGGGCCTGCCCATCTACCTGGGCGTGGCCTCGCACCCGAGGGCGGCCCCGCTGCCGAAGGTGGAGGCCGTCCACGTGCCTCGGGAGCCGAGCAAGGCTCGCCTGCCCACGAAGCCCGCCGTCGCGACGGAAGAGGCCACGGCTCCGGAGTCCATCCCCGAGCCGCCCGCGGCGGGAGAGGAGCAGTTCGAGGAGCTGGACGAGAGCGAGGTGGAGGCGAAGACGGATCCGCTGGAGGCGGCGCGGGTGCTGGCCTTCCCGGTGCGGACGGACGGGCGCGAGCTTCCCCTGCTGGAGTACGAGTCCGAGCGCGGAGGGCGCGAGCGGTTCTACCCGGTGCCTCCCATCGCGTCGCTGCTGACGGACGTGGCGGGCTTCGGGCTGGTGGAGGTGGAGCCGGACGCGGACGGGCGCATGCGGCGCACCCGCTTCGCGTACACGGATGGAGTAAACTCCTACGTCACGCTGCCGGTGGCGCTGGCGGCGGACGTGTTCGGGGCGAAGGAGCTGGTGTTCTCCGGCCGGACGATGCAGCTGGGCTCGCGCACGTTCGACGTGGATCCGGACGGCAGCGCCGCGCTCGACTTCGGAGGCAGGCTGAACGAGCGGTTCCACACCGTCCCGGTCCTGGCGCTGCTGGACGCCTGGGCGCTGCGGCGGCAGGGCAAGCCCACGACGCTGCCGGCGGACCTCTTCCGCAACCGCTTCGTGGTGGTCGGCGGCATGGCGGTGGGGCTGGGCGACAACAAGTCCACGCCGTTCTCGGCCTCCACGCCGGGGATGGCCAAGCAGCTCGCGGTGCTGGAGAACCTGCTCGCCGGCCGCTTCATCACCGAGGCGCCCTTCTGGGTGAGCGTGCTGTTCGGGCTCGGGCTGGCGCTGCTGTCGACGGTGGTGCTCATGACGCTGCGCTGGCCGGTGCTGGAGTTCGCGTGGCTCCTGGTGGTGCTGGGGGTCGTCTACGGGGTGATGGGTGGCTCGCTGGCGCTGGGCCGGGTGCACGTGCTCTCGGCGATGCCGGCCGCGGCGGCGCTGCTGGCCTGCATGGGGGCCATGGCGTCCAACCACCTCTTCGCCAGCCGCGAGGCCGCCTTCATCCGCCAGGCCTTCAACCGCTACATGGAGCCCCGGCTCATCGAGCAGATGATCGAGGAGCGGCAGCTGCCGAAGCTGGACGGCGAGGAGCGGGAGATCACCGCCTTCTTCAGCGACATCCGCGGCTTCTCCACCTTCTCGGAGCGGTTCAAGGACGACCCGCGCGCGCTGGTGCGCGTGCTCAACATGTACCTGACGCGGGTGAGCTCGGCGCTGCTGAACGAGGGCGGCTGCCTGGACAAGTACATCGGCGACGCGGTGGTGTGCCTCTTCGGGGCGCCCTTCAACCAGTCGGACCACGCGGTGCGGGCCTGCCGCGGAGCGCTGGTGGCCCAGGCGGAGGTGGAGCGGCTGCGCGCGGAGTTCCGCAAGCAGGGCCTGCCGGACGTGTACACGCGCATCGGCCTCAACAGCGCGCGGCTCTTCGTGGGCAACTTCGGAAGCGAGCAGCTCTTCGACTACACGGCCATGGGCGACGGCATGAACCTGGCGTCCCGGCTGGAGGGCGCGAACAAGGCCTATGGCTCGCTGATCATGATCGGGCAGCGCACCTACGAGCTGGCGAAGCACGACATCGAGGTGCGCGAGCTGGACCAGGTCCGCGTTGCGGGCAAGAGCGAGGCGGTGACGGTGTACGAGCTGCTGGCGCTCAAGGGCCAGCTGCCGGCGGCGAAGCGCGAGACGGTGGAGCGCTACCATGAGGCGCTCGCGCTGTACCGCCAGGCGCGCTTTGGAGAGGCGGCGGTGGTGCTGCGGTTCCAGCGGTCGAAGGACCCGACGGACGGGCCGACGGCCGCGCTGCTCGCGCGCTGCCAGGAGTACGTGGAGAATCCGCCCCCACCCTCGTGGGACGGGGTGACGAGCCTGGACAAGTGA